Below is a window of Humulus lupulus chromosome 2, drHumLupu1.1, whole genome shotgun sequence DNA.
GGTTGCGGCCCTTAGTGGCGTTTTGGCCAAAagtaggtttttggcttggggattcaaaccttaggcctcgggatcgatcctactacccagtttagtaggattcgatgtctcggaggctaggttttggttcgagaacctttgttattcattttattgatggaatcccataattggttatgaccaggtgaccgtcaaggaacaaaaaggttgatcattctcaagggtcgttcttttattaattctcgctcgaaccagaggtaaaaaaacagcaccctatatatatgacatgcttggttattattgaggcatgttgagtgtttaaatgtggacatttattacatattaaatgcttagaaaatcttgcttatttgtgaatggcactgacttactagtcaaaatCGGCGATGGTGTCAGACTGTCTTTGAAGCTGTggcttactagtcaagttcaaagAGCACTAGTCATATGTTACTGGCCTAagagtcaggaacggcataaACGTCAAGAATGCAGAGCCGacgaaagattagatctaatcgacttctgcattggatgactcattatgagcattaatgccggatcgaccctaagttcgatgaaaactgaAAGCGCTTGCCCAGGTGACcatatcatcacatggctaggggtatggaacccacattagtgactctatggtcactcggttggtttgcattggtgacttcttatcaatcacttattctgtttaagctagtgacgttatcacttatttgtaaaaggaacggaacccaccttagtgacttttacaactgtcactcttctatttagggatAAAAGCCCtagatggttattatgatcatcagttgatgttatattcttgtagtattgagttttcttgctgggctttggctcatgggtgctatgtggtgcaggtaaagggaaagaaaagctcacccagccttgagtggagagcttaggtggtgatgtgtacatatgcggccgcttgaccaccatggccaaggagttcttagaggaactagggggtataccttatttttgccgcttaggtcagcgggttgtaaatttaacactgtaatgaccattttggattgtaaataacttgtaaatgtttttatgggcccatgaacagttttatgttttaaataaaatatatcctttccttttgattggttttccaccttaacctatttaataacacctagatgcatgtttttaaccaaagaactcgattagtgagttaagcatggttcaaagttcacagtaactatcttggggtaaccagggcattacagtctaTCTTCTATTTAAGACAAAACAGTTTATCCAGACTGTTAAGTGTAACGACACAAGGAAATAGAGTACCGTGTACAATATAGATAGTATTGGACTAAGACacaatgaaagaaagaacttctgataatcttcgttaaaatatagaagttcaacattcatcaatcgatggtcgttttaatcctgaagtgagtaatgaactcctatttgtgcttttatgacttttgacttatcggataaggttcaatattcctacgaccgaattcctgatatcttggagtcatagaactacaagtggatgggaacatacttcacagatatggaatATGCTCCTTACTTAATGAAAGTAGATTAGTTGTTCGTTTTAGTGTTGATTCAGGGCTTGAACATAGGGCGCTCAATTTCTGTTACAGAacagaaatttcattctataattaaatttatagaataatctTCATTAGAGAATCAATGGAACTATTTGATAAGGACATAATTGAGAGGTTAACAGACATCaagacctagctttaattatgaacaactagcagagggtcataactcatacAATGGCTAAATTAATAgacgactttatagttatagtttctaataatataagactatagttttgaaagttcaactatgaatttctagtggaataattaatagttaataaattaattaatggaactaagagttagtgaaattaattaaattagtggagcttagaactatgggtccatactgtccccgtactagctcgataacacataggtaggattttggtattaaaaggaacCCCTTAATGGTATCCGATTGCTAGATCCTAACCTGGCTCACAAACTAATattatttgaaataatatttaaaatattatttatgaaatagtatttaatggaaaataaaattatattaataattttgttaaattaatttttattgaaaattaatttaatcatatttaattttgtggtataattgtatactgcaTAAAATAATACGATAAAAGCCcaataaatatcattttatagAGGTAAAATACCACAAGACCCAAAGCCCTAtagttggcgccaaccacagtccaaatggactGTGGCCCACGCATATGCCCAATgtgattagggctaggtcttatttctattgttatattaatagaatataacatcaagaaAAACGAAGGAGAGAGATCAGATGCAATTTCACGATTAttttccaagagagaaaaatagaaaactttgttctctctgaatTGTGAGATGAACAcactctcatgtgttgagattcaaaagtgtgttcttgtgtatcctaccaaatagtatagacatccacctgtctcattccctttgtgcgagccatagtatggaagatggtgagTTAGGAGGCTAAAACGCTATTTGGTCTACAtgtgttctacatctagaaaaagtatttgtaattttcattttattcagattcatgttgcatgagaaagatctcattctagttatggcTCCTTGAGTTATTTGTTCTTAtgatttaataattgttattatcgcGTTGAAATGTTATCTCATGCTTCTACTGCATTGTctatcacatgatcaaaaaccaacattCTCTTCAGCGACGTCTGACCATTCCTTGTTTGTTCGAGCTAATGTCACTAGTTGTGTATATGTTCctgtctatgttgatgatatcctagtgatGGGCAGTAGTGACAAAGAATTCTCATCCATTATTACAGCTCTTGGTGAATCTTTTGCACTAAAAGATTTAGGTACTGTTGACTACTTCTTGGGTATTCAAGTCTCTCATACTTCAAGTGGTATCTGGCTCTCTCAAGCTAAGTATCTTCAAGATCTTTTATGTAAAGTTTAGATGCAAGGTGTTAAGACTCAAAGTACACCAATGAATAGTGGCCTTCGCCTATCACATTATGGGAGTGATCCTGTGTTGGATGCTACACTTTATCGATCTGTTGTGGGAGCCATGCAGTATGCCACCATAACCAGACCTGAGATTGCCTTTAGCGTAAATAAGGTTTGTCAATTTATGCACTCTCCCCTCCAGTCCCATTGGGTGGCTGTTAAAAGGATCTTGCGATATCTTGCTGGTACGACCTTGGATTATGGCCTTCATCTGAAACAAGCTTCTCATTTTCATCTTGAAGCATTCTATGATGTTGATTGGGCATTTGACCTAGATGACAGGCGCTCCACTACTAGTTTTTTCATCTATTTTGGTTACAATTTAGTGGCTTGGCAGTCCAAAAAGCAAACCACAATCTCTCGCTCTTCAACTGAAGCAAAATTTTGAAGTTTAGCTTCTGTTGTTACTGAACTCTCATGGATTCAGCCGTTAAAGCTCACCATTCCCATCTATGTTACGCCTTCTGTTTGGTGTGACAACTTGAGTTCTGTCATGCTTGTTGCAAACCCTATGCTTCATGCGCGCACAAAGCACATAGAGATTGACCTCTATTTTGTCAGAGACAAGGTGCTACAGAACCAAATACAAGTCAATCATATTCCAACTGTTGATCAAGTTGTTGATTGTCTAACAAAACCAATTTCCAGGTCTCGTTTCTCTGCTCTGCGAGACAAACTAGGTGTTGTTTTTAACTTAGAGACCATCCTTTAGCTTTTGTTAGTTTGTTAGAAGTTGGTTATTTAGTTATAGAGTTTGTTATTCTGTTTTGGTTTCCGTTAGACACTAAATTGTAGTATATATACACTTGTACATTATTTATTCTGTAATGAAATATAACAACCAATCTTTACTTAAATTCTAAGTCGTTATAAGTTGTTCATGGAGGCTAGAGTCGCGGTCGATCCCCTTGATTTGATCTTTAACATCTTTGTAAGAATAAGAATTAAGTCCGAATGTAAAATCCataaattttgtattttaaattattttttcccATAAAATTTGGGAGAAGTTAtttcccatatttatgtaaactttaGCTATAAAAGccataaaaatgaaaattttcacTATTTTTTTGCTTGTTGTTTTGATGTTGGTCAATTTTCTTTTACACTTTTACCAATTTGTGCACTAGAACTGAAATTTAACACATATcagaataaattaaatatttccaatttaaataattttgttCCTTTAAATCatgaaattaaataatttaattttaattattcatcCAAAGAATACTTAAGAATATGTAATTTTACTCAATAATCTGCCTCACTAAGTTATGATTAAAAACCTTCAAATGGAGTCATTATAGTTCGTTTATTTGCGCTGTAACCGGAATGTCTTGCAATTGGATTCATTTTCAATTAGAATAAATAAACTACAAATGTTTTTATACTTTTGTCTAATTTTAGCTTTTAAAATAATGATAAATTTgtcaatatatataattaaagagaCAATGAGAACAACATTTTCCAACGTCGTGAGATTGTCAATTTATATGTGGCCCACATAATGTATATATTCTATTTCCTACCCATTCCGGAAATCccattaccataataataattaGACACATCATAAAGTTATTGAAGAAGAAGACATTTCTTGTAAGTTTCCTGATGACCAAAAGCGAGTAGAAGACATTTCTTGTAAATTTACaaataatcaaaagaaagaacaGGATAATATACTTTAATCTCTCCCTCTACTAGCCTcatttgtaatttatttattttgacaaactcatttgttatttatttatgttgaaCTTAAAAGCCCATTTCTTTtgcttattattttattattgtttagttttaaaatgtTAAGTAATCATTACCCAAAACAAAGAGCATGGACTAAGCAAGTGTTGTGGTGTGTGTGGACTGCAAACAATTTTGActcaataattattaaataattaatcaaattttaaaatatttgctaaggtttaatattttcttttcgCCATATTTTCCTCGTGCCTCTTTAGATTAAATGGTGGATAATTTTGGCAACCGGTCAATTGAATTTCAACAGATGATGACATCCCAGAAGAAAATAAATCTTTCAACCCATTTGAGATTGAAACCAATTATTTGATTAAGAAAATCAATCTTTCAACCCATTTGTGATTGAAACCAATTTGATTCATTCATTATCTTCTTAATTAAGTTATTAAGAAATTTCCACCATTACTTCTTTATTAAACAAATCGTAATTTCCAACCTATAATCAATATTTGTTAAACTTGACTCTAATAATGCCAACCAAAAAAATAATCATTTACTACTTTTTCTCATTAAACCATAAACAAACTAtactaatattaaaaaatatttttaaaaaataaaaataaaatagatacctttatttatttttgttaattaacaaacttttaaaatatattatcaagGCCAGTTTCCATAAAGTAAGAACGACTTTTCCACTCTGCTTCCAATAGTGTTTGCTGCATAGCTTTCTCAATCTCAGCTGCTCCCACCTTTAAAAGAGTGAAAATTCACCTATTTTTtagtattataataaaagaaaattaatgcTAATCAAAAGATTACGTGTTTTTTGCAATATTTaatactaaaaaataataattaaaaacttgTTCTAGAGTGTAGACTATCTTCTTACAAGTAATGGTCATgcacaaaaaatattaaatatatgttTTTACCACGTTTTTGAAGTGTTGAGATAAAACGTGTCTGAAAATAGTCAATTTCGGTcaataaaaatacatatatatatttaatttagtATTAGAGTTTTGTACTGGAATGGAACTGGTTTTTAATAATGACACTAAaagtaattttaataaaaatattgaaCTTTCACACATTTTGACTCTccactggttttttttttttaaaaattataaataggaGCCACGACCACTATTAAATAAAATCATCAAATCTTAAATATCCTTGAACAGTACATGTATCTTAACTTGGGAGCAcaaatctctttttttttatttgtattttttattattattatttaagttaagctaaaaaaaatattaatataccatataataataataataataataataataataataagcaatGAAACCCattataaaactttaaaattaCCATCAGCCTCCCACGAAAAAAAAATGGCTCCATTAGTGGCTGCTCTAGTGACTTGATTTTACTCTCTTAAAATCTTAGGTAGATAAATAGTGAAAGAAACACACAATGCATTTCCCATTAACTTTAATTTCCTAAGCTATAAATATATCCTCAGCATTAATGTGAAGAATATACGAGTCCAATTCACACATAATTTACAATATAAACGTAGAAAAAAGAGAGGTATAGAAAAGGGTGATTACGTACCTTGGTTTCTATGTCAAGTTCAGCATAGAATTCATCAGAAGATAAATCAGAACGAATGTTGATAGCTTTTAATCCCAACTTTTTCAAGCAATTAAGAACCTCCACCATAAGATCAACCCCAGAAGTTGGGTTAGCTACTCTTACTTTAATCTTATTATTAGTCCCTCCTTTTACAGTACTACTATTgccatcattattattatttctctcaAATAATGTCTCTTCCAGCTTCATCTTCTCCCTATTCAAttcctccttgtacttctccagtTGCTGAATTTTCATGGTGGCAATCTGAACAACCGACTTCTTATCATTCTGCGCCATGCATAGTacaccaaccaattaataatttttaacaatatatgtatgtataaatgtatgtatgtatgtacgtACCTTGGTTCCCATTGGGAGCATAGAATGCAAATCCAAAAAGCTCTGTTTTTGCTTCTCTCTTCTCAAACGTTCATTCATCATGTGCCTATAACACCTCTCTTTCTCATGTTCATCAACTTGGTTATTAGTATTACTACTTCTCAAGCTTCTCCTCCTTAACCAATCTATCATTCTTTTGTTGGTGTTCATCTTATTCGAACTCCTTTGCATAAAttccttcctgggttcttctctATACCGTTCAAAAGCGCTTCGAGTCGTCGGAATAATGGTCTCCCTGTACCACAAAGCATCGCCGGAAAAGCACTCGTCTGAGAAAAACACGTCcatatatttctttctttctttctttcttcttaatTTGAGTTGGTTTCTAAGGCAAAATTTCAGTTTTAGCCGTTACAAAAACATAcacagtctctctctctctccatatatatataaaagtttatTAATTAACACGTGAAAAAGGTTGAAACGTagtgtttcattttatatttcaataGAGAAGAAATAAAGTCTCGGTCAAATTAGGAGATTTAATCAGTATCCGAGGTCGGCTTTGTTTGGGggcattaattaataattattaatactttGCATGGCTCCAAATTGGCAAGAGACCCGGCGAAAAGTCAAAGTGACCCACTTCACCTCATAGTGAGACATATcatttcatataataataatatagccAAGCAAATCTACAATAGTTGACTCAAATCAACTTGTGTGGGTTGTTTGGTATATCATCAATTTGCAAAATTTGATGAATTGACAAAACTTCAAATTAGgcctgagcataaaatccgaaaaatcaaaaaaattgtgtacaccgacctaccgaacaccgaaaaaatcaAAACTGTTTAAACCGAAAACTGAAAAAACCGCCGACGGTGCAAActgccactgttcggtcggtttggaaATTTTGAGTGAACCGACCGAgaaaaccgaaaccgaccgaacacaataaaataataatataatattatataatttttaattattaaaaattttaataaaaaaaaaaaaaaaacttagggcacttgtaaatgtaattattttctatatatttatgttttaaaaacacacaaaaatagattctaacaatccaaaatttttaattttttaactaaaactttcaaaaaaataaaaaatttaaaaaataaaaatcaattcggtttggtcggtttaaccgaccaaaccgcggtccaaaacggtcggttttttttaaactggtttggttcggtcggtttttggattgcaccaatccgaaccgaaaaccgaattcttgatttttttttgtgaaaaaaccgcccaaaccgaccgatgctcacccctacttCAAATATTGATCACACGATTCATCATCAACCTATTATTTCTCATATATTATAATCAAATTTGATTTTCGCGGTCCATAATTACTCATGTTAACGACGTAAAGAGAGGAATGAGAATGATCATATAACTGTCGATCACgagaatataaaattaattaaattccaTAAATTTGGTTTTGATAAAGAGAAATATGAATTGGTGAAATGTCACTGTTTGCCTGGTGAATAAGTGAATTCTCTAGTTGCTTGCGCTTATTGCTTGGCCTTTttgataatataaatataatagtcTTATTCAATAATCTTTATACCATGCTTTGTTTTGCTCTAGGACACAAACATTTATCAAACTTTAGAAAAGAGTTGGCAATTGGAGCTAGCTCCCAAAAAATAGTATGCCACACACATTACAAGTAATAAATGATTGAGAAATATTTTAAACATTCAAATATAAGAATTTAATTCAAACCAACTTAATCAATCAAATATGATCCAATTtaatctatttcttttttttaaatatctaaTTATAATTAGATTGGGTTTGGATGTCAAAAATTAGTTGGtttgaaaattttattaaaattgattaaatctattctatatctatatattaacactacaacaaaaatgagttttaggggcgacgcatgtcgcccctaataaccttaaaagtcgcccctgatatgtcttaggggcgacatgtcgcccctgaTGAGTCGCCCCTGACAAAATGTCCCTAAAAAGGAACATTAGGGACGACTCGAAGGGTCGCCCCTAAAAGTTGAAATGTCgcccaaaaaatttgaaaattttgaataatttttgtcgatatgtcgcccctaatacttaattattaggggcgacgtgtcgcctCTAATACCATGATATGTCGCCCCAAATGTTTACACGCTGCATCTATATTAATcgatgtgtcgcccctaatactattttatttataaaaaaataattaaattaaattttaattaattatttatcgaaattattatttaaaatttgaataattgaaaacaaatatattaaaaataaaaatattatattaaatattcaaattagtttattaaaataacaattgtacatattcatattgttcatataatttaacaataattaataataaaataaacctagTCTCCTAAATCAGCTGCCTCGTCCTCCCTATTGTCTTCTTGTGGTTGTTGCAGTGGCTGCGGTTGTGGTTGCTGCGGTGGCGGCATCGGCCAAGGATATTGAGGAGGTAATGTGGAAAATCcagctccatacatgtagggatacgaCGGCTGGGAGGATGGTGGAATCGGCCACGGATAAGGTGTTACTCCGTACATATATGGAGGTACCATATGTTGAGACGGCGCTGCCCCGTACAGGGAAGGATGGGttggagctggaggttgagaagacgaAGCTCCAGAAATATTGTCACTATCAGGCACAGGCGGCATCTGAACGTTTGGTGGATGAAATGAAGGTACAAAATATTGAGATAAGAAATTAACTTGGTCAGTTAATTTCTGTAGATTATTCtccaatttttctatatattctcttgaaTGATGAGGAGGAGCTTGAGACTCGCTGAAGTGAGAGTGTTGGGTAGATGATGACCTCGACCCCGACCTCGACCCCGACCCCTTCAATTTGCGGCCCACTCCTCGCTCATGTCCACGCCTTTGGCCTAATACTTTTTGTAGTACCTCCTCCTGATCAACTAC
It encodes the following:
- the LOC133815255 gene encoding uncharacterized mitochondrial protein AtMg00810-like, producing the protein MNSGLRLSHYGSDPVLDATLYRSVVGAMQYATITRPEIAFSVNKVCQFMHSPLQSHWVAVKRILRYLAGTTLDYGLHLKQASHFHLEAFYDVDWAFDLDDRRSTTSFFIYFGYNLVAWQSKKQTTISRSSTEAKF
- the LOC133819051 gene encoding transcription factor bHLH92 — protein: MDVFFSDECFSGDALWYRETIIPTTRSAFERYREEPRKEFMQRSSNKMNTNKRMIDWLRRRSLRSSNTNNQVDEHEKERCYRHMMNERLRREKQKQSFLDLHSMLPMGTKNDKKSVVQIATMKIQQLEKYKEELNREKMKLEETLFERNNNNDGNSSTVKGGTNNKIKVRVANPTSGVDLMVEVLNCLKKLGLKAINIRSDLSSDEFYAELDIETKVGAAEIEKAMQQTLLEAEWKSRSYFMETGLDNIF